GCGATGGGATGAAGTCCTTTAATTCCGTCTTTAAGATCAAACTGTGCAATCGGCTTTCGGTACACAATATTACCGAAGGCATCGGATATTTTCTGCGATTCGGTCATTTGCGGATTGGTACCACGGTAAATACGATAACCTTCAAAATCGTACCCATACACCGGATCTCTGGAGCGTTCTGCTATATTATCCCAATAAAGGGTTATTTTGCCGTCGCCAGGGACTACTTTTACGGTAGGTTGCAGTGGCGGTTTGGTAAAACGATAGTCGTTATCATAAATTCTTTGGGAAGTAACCGCATTTCGATAAATTTCCCGTTCGTCTTCGCCGAACAACCAACATACGGAAAAGCGTTCTGTTTGATTGCGTTCAAGCAAGAAAGGTCCAGAAGCAAATATCCAAAGATTATTCGAATTTTGCGCCGGGGTTTCGAATACTCCCGGCTGAATATAATTCCAGATGGCTTCATCATTGCTAATATAAACACTACCGTAGTGAGGTGAATAAAATGAGGTTAAACCGATCTGGTCCGATTCGTCGTTATCGGTTTTTCCGAAATTAGGTTCGCCCTGGTCCGGTTTTCCGTTTCCTTCGGTACCGTCCAAATCGGGCGCATCATAATTGGGATCTTTGGGGCCGATGCCATCGCTACCCACATCGTCAACCTGCGGATCCCAATCGCCATCTTCGTCACCGCTCCAGTGCCATTTGGGCTCGCCATAATCCCCAACCGGTCCGAATATCCATTCTCCAGCATCATTATCCCGTCGCTCATCTATTAATCCGTCATCATCATTATCTATTCCATCATCTCCAAATCCGGGGCTCTCCAGATACTTCCAGGCCAGATATCCCGGCAAAATATCTCTATATTTCGTCCACACGCCAATATTATCATGATCCCAGGCGAAAACCATATCCATCTTCTTATCAAATCCGGAATCATCGTCAGAGGCCCCCAGACCGCCTGGATGTGTATCTGCAAAAGCGCCAAAATAAATATTTCGATCATAAACATAATCCGAAACATTCGTCACCTGAAAATGGATGAATATCTGATCTTCCGCAAGGGGGTGTACCCACTGGAACATACGTGTTTCGCATTGCAATCCCAGACCTCTCCGCGTGCTATCTGCTATAAAGGGATAATAGGGAAATTCAGAATTAGTAAAATCGTCCATCACATAAATACATTCCTGATCAGCCATAAACTGGTCTTTTCCGAAATAACCATTCCAGCGCCCATTCCATGTGGCGTCTTTTCCTGGCCATGTCTCCGGCCATGTGGTCTTATCGGTGCTGGTAGCGATTAAAGAAGTGCTATCGATTTCACCGGTATTGGGATTTATGTAAATTCTATGATCATTAGCATAACCCGGCTTTGGATTCCAAAAATACTCGGTACCATCGGGAGCACGGTCCGGAAAATCTCCGTATGAATCACTGATAATATGATACGTCTGTCCATCAATTCCGGTTACTTCGGCGCCCACTAAAATAGTCATCTCATGAACGTGTCCATGCCCTGTGCCTTTGGGCCACACTCCGGAATAGGGATGGTTAACTTTACCAAAAATCCCCCAGTTGCCTACAATGGACTCAACTTTATTGGAATTCATGATTAATTCTTTTCGAAACTCTTTAGCGCCTCTATTGGGGTCAATGTAAATATCTTCCTGAGCATGGAGGATTTGTACCCCAATCAAAAGTGCAAAGAGAAGGAGCCAATGTAAATAACCTGTTTGCAAATGTTTTTCTTTCATAACCTTATAACCCATTTTTATGTTTGCACATCTTTTGACATTTTTTCAGAGCGTTTACATTTCAACGTCAAGTCCAACTTTAACTAATCTTGGCATCGGTTGTGTTGCAGGATTAAATCGATATTCATAAAGCGAATTCAAAAACGTTTTGGGCTCATGGACTCGCAAATCTCTTTCCGTAATTTCAGGCCGGTATTCATTACGCAGATTGTCAAAAACATTTTCTATATTCACAAAGAAGCGCGTGGTAATCTTTCCGAAATGAATACTTTTGTAGAGTCGCAGATCCATATTAAATTCAGCCTTACGTCTTCCTTCATTCTTTAGCTGGATATTAGGGGATCGATTGTAGGTCGTAATCGGCGTGTAAGGAAAACCCGTATGGAATTTGCTTATGGAACTGATTCCCCAGCTTTTACCCGATACGGTCACAATTGCATTCAGTACATGGCGTTGGTCCCAGTCCAGCGGAATCAAGGTTTTGGCAGATTCATCGCGATTTCTGGCGTCATAAAAAGCCTGCTTCGGATCGGAACCGTTGCCTTCTGCGATCTGGTAGGTATAATCCAGATTGGCAGATATCATTCCCATCTTTCTTAAATCTAACGAGGCAGTAATCCCCCATACGTTTCCATAGTCATTATTAGCATACTGACCATATTCATCTTGCTCAAATGTTTTATAGAGTTTGGTTCCCGCCAGATGGCGGATATCCTTGAAGTAACAGGTTACATTCATCACTAAATTTTGAATTAACTGTTGTTGAAGGCCAATTTCATACATGGTGGTACGTTGCGGTTCCAGGTCTGCGTTACCAATAAAAGATTCAAAGCGGCCGATCACTTCAAACTCCGGATTTTCATAAAGCCGGCCCAGGTCAGGAATCTGGAAAAAATGGCCATAAGCAACGTGGATATTACCTCTATCAGAAATCGGAAAGGCCAAACCAAATCTGGGACTGATTTGTGTTTTAACCGTAGCGTCTCTGTAGGCGTAATCTTCCGGCGCGCCTCGCTTATTCGAAGGGTCTGTCATATTCACCGGCACTTTACTATTGGGATCAAAATAATCAAAACGAATGCCCGCATTAACGACCAGGTCTTCTATTTCAATTTTATCCTGGATATAAGCGGCAAGCTCAAGCGGTTTTTTGTGATAATAGTTGTGGGCGAATGAGCTTAAATCATCAATTTGCAACTGCCAGTTCGTTCCCTCATCTTTCCGGACAACAAACCATTCATCTTTTAAATCATGCCGGCGGTATTCTACTCCAATTTTAATAAGATTGTATTTATTGACCTGAGAAACCAGATCATATTTTATGGCCGTGGTCAAATTTTCACGATATTCAAAGCCGGCATCCACGCCTCCCACTGCAAAAACATCCTGAGGAACGTCAATTTTTTTATGAATGCCTTGATCGTAAAACGGATCAAACGGATCCTTTCGACAATGCCGCTCATACTTATCCCAATAATAAGACATTCTAAATTCATGAAATGTGCTGGCGCTGATTGTATGGGTGAGCACAAAAAGATTGGTAATCCCCTGAGAATAATGGGTGGGGATGTATTCCGGATTGTATTTATTATGATGATCATAATTTTTCCATCGAGAACTATTTCCCAGAAAGTTGTAACTCATTTTTAGATTGCTAAATGGCTTAAAAGTAAGCTTAGCCTGATACGATACCTCGCGCGAGGGATTCATTGGAATGATCTTTCCATCGCCTGTATACTGCACCGCCCAATTTTCAGGGTCCGGGCTTGTAAAGTCGGCCGTATCGCTTGGCATGTGGAGGCGTTTGCCATACAACCAATTTTCTTCATCTCTAAATCTTCCCGAAATAAAATAATAAATCCGCTTGTTAAATAAAGGGACAGGACCGCTGATAGCGCCTTCAACATATTTCTGAGAAAATGGATCGATGTGGTTAATATTCATAAACACATCATCATGGGTTGAAACAAAATCTCCACTATAGGCCGAAAACGATACATTGGTCTGATCACCGCCCTCTTTTGTTACAATATTAACAATGCCGGACATAGCCTGCCCATACTCTGCATTAAAAGTACCGCTGATCACTTCCATTTCCTGAATAACATTATTCTGAACGGGAACGGCCAGCCCCCGGCCAAAGGGATTAGTAACGGCAATACCATCCACATAGTATTGAATTTCATCGGAACGACCGCCTCGTAAATGTATCCCGCCGCCAGGATCCTGAGTTACACCTGCCTGCAAACTTAATATATCGCCAAGATTTTCAACGGGTAATTGACGTATTTGCGCGCCACTAACCTTTTGACTTGTTGCGGTAAGGTCCCTAATTATGTCTTCTCGCTCGGCTACTACTTCCACCACTTCTGTTTCCAGAACAGTAGGCTGGAGCTCAAAGTTTACCGTAGTCGTTCTATCTACCGTTACAACAACCTTTTGTTTCCTTACCGTCTGATATCCTATAAAACTAGCCTCTATATCATAAACGCCGGGGGGGATGTTTATGATATAATAAGTCCCATCCAGATCTACTGAAGCTCCCAGTGAAGTATTCAGGATTACAACATTAGCGCCTGCTAAAGCTTCCTTGGTTTGTGCGTCAATTACTCTTCCAGCGATCTTTCCGGTTGTACCCGCATAAAGGTTAAACTGAAAAAATACTATGGAGACAAAAATAAAAGAAATAGACTTAAGCCATTTTTCCATCTCTAATCCTTTTTACTTTTTGTATCGCTAATTTAAATTCAAAAATTTAATTCCGGGATTATTCATCCTGAACAGCAATATAATAAAGAAACGCCTTCCCACTACAATGCCCTTTACGCTATTGTAACTGTATGCATACCCATAATAAATAAATTTTTTTTAAAAGTCAAGTACTCTTGTTATTTTTTTACTTTTTTTATCTAAATTCGAACGAATTGCAAACGCTGCATTTTTTCATCTTTATATTTTATTCATTTACATGATGTTAAGTCAATTCAATTTCTGGCATGAATCCGCTATACATTCCTAAATAATTTCAAGGAACCACTCTCATTTTTCAGCAGAACAGCAAGGGCAGTTTGCAGTGCCTGGCTCTAAAAAATCTAACTTACATGCCTTCCAATCAGGGAGACGCGATTCATTATAACATACAATCTTGCAAAAAAGAGCGATCAACCAACAAATAAGATACAATCTAATCAAGGAAACTGTATTTGCGGCTTCAACTCCCTTTATCTAAAGGGGATGCCCCTGGTTTAAGCAGACCAATTACGATTTTTTACAGCTACAATATTTATAATTATCTCTTTATTTTTCACCTTGCCTTTGATGATCTGACTTGCTATGAACACATCTGTAAATCAGATATAAACTTTAAAATAATTGTTTTTCTGAGAAAAATGGGCAGCAACGATCCGATTGCGCTTACGATCACAACACCTTGATTTACTAAATATTAACGTCATCTCTTATTCACATTTGGGCTGCTCGTAAATGCACTATTCAAAGGCTTCTAAAATGGCCTGCGGCTCCATTTCCATTCCTCCGGCCCTTTCATATTTTTATTTTTCACGCCATCTATATGCATACAATGTTGTTTTGAAACAATTGAATCGCAAGGCCGGCGCCGAAATTCTGTCTTCATGGCTTATTTCTTTAATAATGGGTTGCTTCTTCTCCGGATTAAAAAAACAGACATCGACGCCTTATCTTTATAATAGTGGGCGTTTAATATAAATAAACCAAATTGCGTGACTATGGCGTTTTTTGTTTTTAATTTCTGCCACAACTTGTAACGCGTACAAACTGTGCGAAAAAAATAGTTGCACTTTAACGATTTTTTTGCGTTCTTTGCTGGATAAAATAAGGCGCGTCGCAGGCAACGAGTTTGCTACGAACGCTAAAAACTTAAAAAAACCGGGTGTTATGTTTCATATTCATTAAGCTCCCGGCGGTTGATAACATTAAAAGTTAGGGATAAGGGAAGGGAAACATTGAGTTACAAGCGCGTCGTTGTTACCCGTTATGGCGGGCCAGAGGTTCTCAGAGTGATCGAAGAGAATAAGCTGCCAGAGCCCGGACCTGGAGAGGTACGCGTAAAAGTACTGGCTACGAGTGCGGCTTTCACAGACGTGATGATTCGTAAGGGCAAGTATCCGGGAATAAAGGTAAAACCGCCCTTTACGCCAGGCTACGACATGGTCGGCGTTGTGGACAGGTTAGGACCGGGCGTAGCTCGCGTCAAAACTGGACAACAGGTAGCTGCTCTTACCATCATTGGCGCCTATTCGGAATATCTGTGTTTATCAGAAAATTGTTTAACGCCCGTTCCTGCCGGACTGGATCCGGCGGAGGCTGTCAGCCTGGTGCTTTCTTACGTTACGGCATATCAAATGTTACATCGAGTAGCAAAGGCAAAGCGTGGTCAGCGTATTTTGATACATGGCGCCGGCGGAGCTGTTGGCACGGCATTACTGCAACTGGGCGGCCTAATGGGACTTAAAATGTATGGCACAGCTTCCAGCGCCAAGCACGATCTGGTAAAACGTCTGGGCGCAACACCAATAGACTACGTAAATGAAGATTTTGAAGAACGAATCCGCAGCCTGACGGGCGCAGGAGTTGATATCGTTTTTGACGCGATAGGCGGCGATCATTTCAAACGCTCGTTCGATGTTTTACAACGGGGCGGAAAGCTGGTTGCGTATGGCTTTTATAACGCCGTTCTGGGAAGGGGCGGCAGCATCCCGCTTGATTTTATCCGGCTTCAGTTATGGAACTGTTTGCCCAATGGAAAGTCAACGGCGTTTTATTCCATTGGTTCCTTATACAAAAAGAAAATGGACTGGTTTACAGAGGATCTGCGACGCCTGTTCGAGTTGCTGGTTCAGAACAGGATCAAACCGGTTATTGCGGCGCGCATGCCCTTAACCGATGTTGTGCGTGCCCATGAACTTCTCGAGCGGGCAGAGATATCTGGTAAAATTGTTCTAAATGTTTCCTCAACGGCAGGATGAAGTCATCTTTTAGTTCCAGGCGATAAACCGGCAAAAAAGGTTTATTAAAGAATACCTTTTTAACAATACGTAAAAATTTATTTTTGGGATACTTACTAAAAAAATATGCTTTAGTAGTTATTTTTTCACGACCAGCGCCGGCATCAATATCTTGTCCTTCTCGACTTCTTTGCCCTTTTTGTGGTTGCTTAAATCGATTTTTTTACCGGGTGCCTGGTTAGGATACTTCCTCTGGAAGATCCAGTCCCGCCAGGGAGGCTGTTGCATGGGGGGGAGGAATTAATGCTTATATTCTCCGATATTGATAATTTTTTCTCATTCTTAAGCGTTGGGCAAAATATAGAATTAAAAACGCCAAAATATTCTTTGAAAATAAAATTAATAGATCATCTTTTTCTTGTGATGCTGTTATAAACGCTGCTAAACGTTTCCCTAACATATTTTTAAATAGAACATTAATATTATGCCCAATACACATTAACGTAAATTCACTACGAACATTATTAAGACCAGATAAGGAAAATCCACGATAGCCTAAATTATGCTTCAAGTTACCAAAAACAGGTTCAACTGTCACCGAACGCTTTTTTAGTCGTTCCTGCGCCGCTGAAGTTTGTAACTTTTTCGCCATACGTTCGCAATAACTCTCATTAACTGAACGATGGATTTGCTTAACTTTCTTTTTACTGGAAATGCATAAATTAATTAAGGGACAGTCCTGACAATCATTGGAACGATATACGATCCGTTCGCTATTCCTCTCAACTGGAAAAAGCTTCTTACCCGCCGGACATTCATAGTAATCTCCCTGTTCATGATACACAAAATCACTTCGTTTTAGTTTTCTTTCTTCTTTTTGCAATTCTTCCTTGGAGGTCGGTGTCTCCTTTATCGAACGATTGGATAACTGGGGATCGGCTATTACGGCATCAATCTGCTTTTCTTCCAATTCTTTTAGGTCTGTGCTATTGTGATAACCGGAATCGGCCGTGTAAGATCGCTTATCATCTGAACCAAGATTCTTCTCTACTTGTTCTTGGATCGGTATGAATTGACCCTGGTCGTTGGGCTGGCTTACCACTTCATGGGCTACAATTAAATGACTGGACATATCTACGCCTAATTGTGCGTTATAACCCGGCCCATCCACCGAAGGCATCATGCGGGCATCCGGCTCTTTTACATTTATTTGATGTCTTGAACGATGTTCTGATTTGAGCTGTTTCTTACGCTCTTTCAATTGGGCTTTACGTTCTAATATCTCTTTCTCTAAGCGCTCAAGCCGTTCTTTCTCCGCTCGAAGAGTTTCTAAATCTAATTCATCCGTGGCCCCCTGTTCTACAAAATTACAGCGCTGCATGTATTGCTTGATCTCTGCTCTTAACTTCTCTATACGTTTGTCTAATTGATCCTCAGTGTAGCCATGACGCTTACTGCTGTGCGCTTTGATTTTCGTGCCATCTATGGCTATCTGGTTGAAACTACTTATGCCTTCGGCCTGGGCAATTAAAAGTATCTCTACAAAATATTGGTCTAATAAATCCAAATGTGCCTTGCGAAAACGACTTAATGTACTATGATCCGGATGCTGATTCCCAGTGATATAAATGTAGCGCGTATCATATTTACACAATTCCTCCAGCTTACGGGTGCTGGTAATGCCGTTACTATAAGCATAAAACCATAAGGCAAGCATCATGTCTGGGGCATAAGAATCACCGCCTTGTGAACTATAACGGGAATAAAGTGCACTTAAATCAAGGCGCGAAACCAACTCCACTACAAATCGACTCTTTGGATCGTCTCTGGCAAAATCTTCCACACTATAGCCAAAGAGATTCATTTGTGAGCGATTATAAGTAATAAAACTCATGGAATTCCTTTGTTATTACTTGTTTTATCTGTCGCCCAGAATTTACAAATTTTTTGAATTTTACTCAAACTGAATTTGCAACAGCCTCCAGGGTGGTCGCGAAAATTTTTATGCTGCTGGATTGGTTGAATAGTTAATTAGTTGAATGGTTGAATAGAAATTTACAAATGCGCAAATATTGAACATCATTGGAGAAAAATTTCCAACGAACAGTTCTTCCCACTCTCCCAGACTCTTTTTCTTGGAAAGGGGGTGAGGGCAATTGAAACTATTTTTAATTTAAAAGCGTTTTTGCGCCTTTGTGACTTAT
This sequence is a window from Caldithrix abyssi DSM 13497. Protein-coding genes within it:
- a CDS encoding TonB-dependent receptor, translated to MEKWLKSISFIFVSIVFFQFNLYAGTTGKIAGRVIDAQTKEALAGANVVILNTSLGASVDLDGTYYIINIPPGVYDIEASFIGYQTVRKQKVVVTVDRTTTVNFELQPTVLETEVVEVVAEREDIIRDLTATSQKVSGAQIRQLPVENLGDILSLQAGVTQDPGGGIHLRGGRSDEIQYYVDGIAVTNPFGRGLAVPVQNNVIQEMEVISGTFNAEYGQAMSGIVNIVTKEGGDQTNVSFSAYSGDFVSTHDDVFMNINHIDPFSQKYVEGAISGPVPLFNKRIYYFISGRFRDEENWLYGKRLHMPSDTADFTSPDPENWAVQYTGDGKIIPMNPSREVSYQAKLTFKPFSNLKMSYNFLGNSSRWKNYDHHNKYNPEYIPTHYSQGITNLFVLTHTISASTFHEFRMSYYWDKYERHCRKDPFDPFYDQGIHKKIDVPQDVFAVGGVDAGFEYRENLTTAIKYDLVSQVNKYNLIKIGVEYRRHDLKDEWFVVRKDEGTNWQLQIDDLSSFAHNYYHKKPLELAAYIQDKIEIEDLVVNAGIRFDYFDPNSKVPVNMTDPSNKRGAPEDYAYRDATVKTQISPRFGLAFPISDRGNIHVAYGHFFQIPDLGRLYENPEFEVIGRFESFIGNADLEPQRTTMYEIGLQQQLIQNLVMNVTCYFKDIRHLAGTKLYKTFEQDEYGQYANNDYGNVWGITASLDLRKMGMISANLDYTYQIAEGNGSDPKQAFYDARNRDESAKTLIPLDWDQRHVLNAIVTVSGKSWGISSISKFHTGFPYTPITTYNRSPNIQLKNEGRRKAEFNMDLRLYKSIHFGKITTRFFVNIENVFDNLRNEYRPEITERDLRVHEPKTFLNSLYEYRFNPATQPMPRLVKVGLDVEM
- a CDS encoding medium chain dehydrogenase/reductase family protein, encoding MSYKRVVVTRYGGPEVLRVIEENKLPEPGPGEVRVKVLATSAAFTDVMIRKGKYPGIKVKPPFTPGYDMVGVVDRLGPGVARVKTGQQVAALTIIGAYSEYLCLSENCLTPVPAGLDPAEAVSLVLSYVTAYQMLHRVAKAKRGQRILIHGAGGAVGTALLQLGGLMGLKMYGTASSAKHDLVKRLGATPIDYVNEDFEERIRSLTGAGVDIVFDAIGGDHFKRSFDVLQRGGKLVAYGFYNAVLGRGGSIPLDFIRLQLWNCLPNGKSTAFYSIGSLYKKKMDWFTEDLRRLFELLVQNRIKPVIAARMPLTDVVRAHELLERAEISGKIVLNVSSTAG
- a CDS encoding IS1182 family transposase, with protein sequence MSFITYNRSQMNLFGYSVEDFARDDPKSRFVVELVSRLDLSALYSRYSSQGGDSYAPDMMLALWFYAYSNGITSTRKLEELCKYDTRYIYITGNQHPDHSTLSRFRKAHLDLLDQYFVEILLIAQAEGISSFNQIAIDGTKIKAHSSKRHGYTEDQLDKRIEKLRAEIKQYMQRCNFVEQGATDELDLETLRAEKERLERLEKEILERKAQLKERKKQLKSEHRSRHQINVKEPDARMMPSVDGPGYNAQLGVDMSSHLIVAHEVVSQPNDQGQFIPIQEQVEKNLGSDDKRSYTADSGYHNSTDLKELEEKQIDAVIADPQLSNRSIKETPTSKEELQKEERKLKRSDFVYHEQGDYYECPAGKKLFPVERNSERIVYRSNDCQDCPLINLCISSKKKVKQIHRSVNESYCERMAKKLQTSAAQERLKKRSVTVEPVFGNLKHNLGYRGFSLSGLNNVRSEFTLMCIGHNINVLFKNMLGKRLAAFITASQEKDDLLILFSKNILAFLILYFAQRLRMRKNYQYRRI